One region of Armigeres subalbatus isolate Guangzhou_Male chromosome 3, GZ_Asu_2, whole genome shotgun sequence genomic DNA includes:
- the LOC134221765 gene encoding uncharacterized protein LOC134221765 produces MTSSFLRIFRNFSLRQATYNIAKYLSDILGNITGKTESHVRNSFDFAEEITGFQTNEDEVLFSLDVVSLYTNVPVDFALECLEERWEEVEQHTNIDKTSFIDAVKLVLESTFFVYQGKVYGQTFGVPMGSPLSPVIANVVMEKLEQECRNKLEEEQISLRLYRRYVDDCMCVAKNEHIQKIVDTFNSFHDRLQFTVEVEMEGKIKFLDMMLERKDNSISTTWLPKQSNGRYLDYTSHSPFQHKKNTAIALIDRAIKLTGVEKREDALKQATHILRINNYPLWFIQRIKSERVHKHYNSLQSNDCEHQVLKYVSAPYIPCLSEKLRKILKKDDVILASRPQNKIKHKLFSKMKDPIPPGKQKNVVYSIPCGTDDNKVYIGQTKRMLEVRIAEHRNDFMEEGHVFDFNKTKILNRIQDQASRTIAEVFQIKKQGDAHTVNLQRECGIFDTTYNGLLAELRRIPERRERTND; encoded by the exons ATGACGTCATCTTTCCTTAGGATTTTCCGCAATTTCTCGCTGAGACAGG CGACATACAACATTGCAAAGTACCTATCGGACATACTCGGAAACATAACTGGAAAAACCGAGTCCCATGTTCGCAACAGTTTCGATTTTGCTGAGGAAATAACGGGGTTTCAGACAAACGAGGATGAGGTACTTTTCTCGTTGGATGTGGTTTCACTGTACACAAATGTACCAGTAGACTTTGCATTGGAATGTCTTGAGGAGCGATGGGAGGAAGTGGAACAACATACCAACATAGACAAAAcgagtttcattgacgctgtcAAGCTGGTTCTGGAGTCGACTTTTTTTGTATACCAAGGAAAGGTATATGGACAAACGTTTGGCGTACCCATGGGATCTCCACTTTCCCCAGTAATTGCTAACGTGGTTATGGAAAAGCTGGAACAGGAGTGCAGGAACAAACTGGAGGAAGAGCAAATCAGTTTGAGGCTGTATCGAAGGTATGTAGATGACTGCATGTGTGTTGCTAAGAATGAACACATCCAAAAGATTGTGGACACATTCAACAGCTTCCATGATCGACTTCAATTCACTGTTGAAGTAGAAATGGAagggaaaataaaatttcttgaCATGATGTTAGAAAGAAAGGACAACAGCATTTCAACTACCTGGCTACCAAAGCAGTCAAATGGAAGGTACCTTGACTATACATCCCATAGTCCCTTCCAACACAAGAAAAACACGGCGATCGCTCTCATTGACCGTGCAATTAAACTGACAGGTGTTGAAAAACGTGAAGATGCGCTGAAACAAGCAACACACATCTTGAGGATAAATAATTATCCTCTGTGGTTTATACAGAGGATAAAATCAGAAAGAGTCCACAAGCATTACAACTCGCTACAATCGAACGACTGTGAACATCAGGTTCTGAAATATGTTTCAGCGCCCTACATACCCTGTCTCAGCGAGAAATTGCGGAAAATCCTAAAGAAAGATGATGTCATCCTTGCTTCAAGaccacaaaacaaaataaaacacaaacTGTTTAGCAAAATGAAGGATCCGATCCCACCAGGAAAACAGAAAAACGTGGTGTATTCTATTCCTTGTGGAACGGACGACAACAAGGTTTACATCGGCCAAACGAAAAGAATGCTTGAAGTGAGGATCGCAGAACACAGGAATGACTTCATGGaagagggacatgtattcgacttcaataaaactaaaattttgaaTCGAATACAAGACCAGGCGAGCAGAACAATTGCGGAAGTattccaaataaaaaaacaaggcGACGCGCATACGGTCAACCTACAGCGGGAGTGTGGTATATTTGATACAACCTACAACGGTCTATTGGCGGAGTTGAGAAGAATACCTGAGAGGAGAGAACGGACGAATGACTGA